GTCCTTCAGGTACAGGTCGATCCCCCACTCGGGTGGCAGGGGGAAGTGCAGCAGGTGCGTGTCGGCGCTGCGGTTGGCGTCCGCCTCGATGATGCGGACCGCCTCGCACACCCACTCCCGGGTGCGGGAACTACATCGGTCTACCGAAGAAATCACGCCGGCACGATAGCTTCTGCACCGTGACCTCACCCCTGAGCAGCTCGTTCCGCGGCAGCCTCCTCGCCGGCGCCGTCGGCGACGCGCTCGGCGGCTCGATCGAGTTCGACCGGATCGACCGCATCCGGGGCCGCTTCGGCCCGTCGGGCCTCACCGACTACGCGCCCGCCTACGGGCGGCTGGGCGCGATCACCGACGACACCCAGATGACCCTGTTCACGCTGGAGGGGCTGGTCCTGGCGCGGCGGCGGGGCAGCGACCCGGTGCACGAGGTGCGGGTGGCCTACGGGCGGTGGCTGCGCACCCAGGGCGGGCCGGAGGTGCCGCGGGACGGGTGGCTGCTGGACGTGCCCGGGCTGCACGACCAGCGCGCGCCCGGCAACACGTGCCTGACCGCGCTGCGCTCCGGGGTGCTGGGCACGGTGGACAACCCGATCAACGACTCGAAGGGCTGCGGCGCGGTGATGCGCGCGGCGCCCGTGGCGCTGTGGTCCGACGACGTGGCCGAGGTGTTCGAGCTGGCCGCCGCGACGGGCGCGCTCACCCACGGCCACCCCAGCGGCTACCTGTCGGCGGGCGTGCTGGCGGTGCTGGTGCAGCAGCTGCTGGCCGGCGCCGCGCTGCCCGACGCGATCCGGACGGCCCGCGCCGAGCTGGTCGGCTGGACCGGACACGAGGAGCAGCTGAGCCTGCTCGACCTGGCCGTCGAGCTGGGCACGCGCGGCGTGCGGCCGACGCCCGAGGTGATCGAGACCGCGCTGGGTGGCGGCTGGGTCGGCGAGGAGGCGCTGGCGATCGCGGTGCTCACCGCCCTGGCCGCGCGGGACCTGGCGGACGGCCTGCTGCTCGCCGTCAACCACTCGGGGGACAGCGACTCGACCGGCGCGCTGTGCGGCAACCTGCTGGGCGCGCGGGACGGCGTGGCGGCGATCCCCGGGCACTGGCTGGCGGACCTGGAGCTGGCGGACGTGCTGGACCGGCTGCTGGCCGAGGCGATCGAGGTGTTCGGGCTCGGCTGAGTCGCGGCTCCCGGCCGCACCTCCGACCACCGGTATCGGCTCCCCGCTCCGCCAGCACCGCCCCGGCGTGACCCGACCCAGTCCGGTCCACCGCAGCCCCGACAGTCCCTCCCCAACCACTGGACACTCTTAATCTACATAGGTAGCCTTACCCGCGTGGAACCGCTCGGGCGCATCGGCCGGGCCACCGTCGACGTGCTGGCCGTCCTCCTGGACAGCGACCGACCGCGATGGGGCCTGGAGATCATCAAGCTGACCGGACGACCGTCCGGCAGCGTCTACCCCCTGCTCGACCGCCTGGAACGGGCCGGCTGGGTCACCTCCGAGTGGGACGACGACAGCGACCGCCGCGGCCCGCGCCGCCGGATGTACGTGCTCACGCCCGAGGGTGCCCGCGAGGCCGCCCGGGTCCGCGCCCGGAGGTCCGCCCGGGCCGGGACCACCCCCACGACCCGACCGGAGGCAGCCCGATAACCCGCTTCGCCCTGGCCCTGGTGCGCGCCGCCGCCGCGCTGCTCCCGCACGGGCAGAGGAGCCGCTACCTGGAGCAGTGGCGCGCCGACGTGGCCGGTGCCCGGGAGGCGGGGCTGCACCCGCTCGGCGTCGCGTTCGGCGCCGTCCGCGTCGCGGGGCGGGAACGGGGGCCCGTCGCGCTGCCCGTGGGGCTGCTGGCGCTGGCCCTGCGGCTGCGGCAGAGCCCGCACCCGGGCGCGGTGCTGGTGGTGGTGCTGCTGGCGAACCTCGGCGGGGGCGTCCTGCTGGTGATCTGAACCGGCGCGACAGGACCTAGCGCCACGGCTCCGGAGCCACCGACGGGTGCGTGTCGCGCAGGTCGGTCTTCACCCGGTCGTGTCGATCGCGGGCCGCCTGGCCGTCGGGCAGGGCGAGGACGCCGGCGATTTCCTCCCACGACCTCCCCTGCGCCAGGAGCAGGTCGAACAACGCCCCCTCGGCCTGGTCCACCAGCCGCCGCGAGCGCACGACCGAGCGCCGCCACGCCTTCAGCACGTCGTCGGACGCGGTGGCGCCGTCGCGGGGTCCGAGCACCGCGAGCTGGGCCGGCGGCGAGGCGCCCGGGAGCGGGGCGGGCCAGTGCTCCGCGATCCAGTCCAGCAAAACCCGCTCGAACGCGCCGTCGCCCATGCCACCCATGCTCCGGGTTCGATCATGGACGCGCAGGCGCGCGGCTCAGGCCGCGGTGTCGCCGCGCAGCTGGGCGCGCAGCCGTTCCCGCTCGGCCCGCCGCGCCGCCTGCTTGACCTCCAGCCCCTGCGCGACCCTGTTCCGCAACCCGCCGAACACGAACAGCGACAGCGGCAGGGCCACCACCACGCCCACGGCGAGCGCGACCAGCAGCGGCACGTTCACGAGCACGAGCAGCGCGGTGACCGCGGCGACCATGCCCAGGCGCGCGCCGATGTAGAGCGTCACATCACGACCCAGGTGCACGATTACCCAGGTTACGCCCCGGGTCAGGCGTCCGGCCCGACCCCCGCCGTGTTCGGGCGCCCCTCGAACCGGGTGGAGAGCACCACCGTGGTGCGGGTCCGCGCGACGCCCTGGATGCGCCGCAGCCTGCCCAGCGTCCGCTCCAGCTCGTCCACCGTGGCCACCCGCACCTTGACGATGAACGACTCGTCGCCCGCCACCCGGTAGCACGACTCGACCTCGACCAGCTCCCCCAGCGCCACCGCGACCTCGTCGTCGTCCGCGGTGTCGGTGGGGTGGATGCTGATCAGCGCGGTCACGCCCAGGCCGACCGAGCTGGGGTCGACCACGGCGTGGTAGCCGGTGATGACACCGGTGGCTTCGAGCTTGCCGACCCGCTCGTGCACGGCCGACGCCGACAGCCCGACCTTGCGGCCCAGGTCGGCGTAGGTGGCGCGGCCGTTCTCGCGCAGGGCGGCGATGATCTGGCGATCAAGAGCGTCCACCGGTCACAGGGTAGGGCCACCGGGGGCGATGTCCGAACCGCACGCTTCGTCCCTTACTACCTCTTTACCATCACCCAAGCGTTCGAGTACCCGAAGGGTGGAGTGCCACGATGCGTCCGGTACGTCTGTTCGCCAGCGGGGAGGATCACCGTGACCGTGACGCAGGGACACCAGGGGGAACGGCTGCTCACGCCGGGCGAGGTCGCCAACCTGTTCCGGGTCGACCCCAAGACGGTGACCCGCTGGGCCACCGCCGGGCGCATCGGCTCGATCCGCACGCCGGGCGGGCACCGCAGGTTCCGCGAGTCGGAGGTCCAGCAGCTGTTGTCGCAGCTCACGACCGAGGCCACCGAACCGGTCCGGCACTGACGCCGTACTCCTGGGCGACGAGGGTAATCTCGTGGCAAAGGAGGTGGCGACCATGCTGTACCTGCTCGCGGTGGTCGGTGCGCTGACGATCGCCGTGCTGCTGTGGCGTTCGTTCGGGCCCGACCGGGTCGAGACCGCCCCCAGTCGCCGGTTCGTCGCGCCGGACGACAACCCGGACTTCCTGCGCAAGCTCGGTGAGCAGCGCGCGAAGAAGCCCGAAGACGAGGAGTGACGACGGGGCCTCGCCGACGCGGCGACGAGGCCCCCGCGCCCCGGATCAGTGGTGGGGGAAGTCGTCCGCCACCGTGGCGGCCAGCTCCAGCAGCGCCAGGCGGGTCGCCGGGGCGAGCTTGTCCAGCTCGATCTCCGCGCCCTCTTCCAGGTGCGAGTCGAACGGGATGCGCACCACCGCGCGGCACCGCTGCGCGAAGTGGGCGGCCAGCTTGTCCAGGTCGACCTTGCCCGAGCCCGGCCGCACCGAGTTGATCACCGCGACGGACTTCGCGACCAGGTCGCGGTAGCCGTGGGCCTCCAACCAGTCCAGCGTGGCCGCCGAGGTCTGCGCGCCGTCCACCGAGCCGGACGACACGAGCACCAGCGAGTCGGCCTGGTCGAGCACGCCCTTCATGGCCGAGTGCATCAGGCCGGTGCCGCAGTCGGTGAGCACGATGTTGTAGAACAGCTCCAGCAGCGAGACCGTGCGCAGGTAGTCCTGGTCGCTGAACGCCTCGGACACCGCCGGGTCCTGGTCGGACGCCAGCACCTCCAGCCGGCTGGGCGACTGCGAGGTGTACGCGCGCACGTCGCTGTACTTGGTGATCCGCGACGAGTCGCGCAGCAGGTGCCGCACGGTCGCCGTGGTCTCCCGGGGCACCTTCAGCGCCAGCGTGCCGCGGTCGGGGTTGGCGTCCACCGCGATCACCCGGTCACCGCGCAGCGACGAGAACGTCGAGCCGAGCGTGGTCGTCGTGGTGGTCTTGCCGACGCCGCCCTTGAGGCTCAGCATCGCGATCTTGTAGCACCCGCGCAGCGGCTGGTTGATCCGCGCGATCAGCTCGCGCCGGCGCACGTCGGCCGGGCTCTCGCCCATGTTGATCAGGCCGCCGGTCATCGAGTGCAGCGTGCGGCGCCAGCCGGACTGCGGCGGGCGCTTGGCGCGCTTGATCAGCTCCTGCGACGTCACGTCGTTGGCGTTGCCGTGCTGCCGGGGCTGCGGCTGCTGCTGGGGGATGCTCTGCGGGAAGTTGTTGGGGAACCCGCCCTGGTACTGCTGGCCCGGCGGGTACTGGCCGCCGGGCGCCGGGTACGGGCCGGACTGGCCGCCCGCGACGGGGTACGGCCCCGACTGCTGGCCGGGCACCGGGTACGGCCCGGACTGGTTGCCCGGCACGGGGTAGGGCCCGGACTGCTGGCCGGGCACGGGGTAGGCCCCGGACTGGTTCCCCGACACCGGGTAGGCCCCCGACTGATTGCCGGGCACGGGGTAGGCCCCGGACTGGTTGCCCGACACCGGGTAGGCCCCCGACTGGTTGCCCGGCACCGGGTACGGCCCGGACGGCGCGCCCTGCGCCGGGAAGCCGCCGGAGGGCGGCCCGGTCACCGGACCGGGCACCGGCCCCGACGCCGCCGGGTCCAGGTACACCGTCTGCGGCTCGACGTAGTGGGCGCCCGACCCCGGCTCGACCTGCTGACCGCCCGACTGGCCCGGGTCGGCCCGCCCCTCCTCGCCGGCCGGCTGCTGCCACGACGGCTCGGGATTCTCGTAGCGACCGGTCACCGCTGGGGTCCTCCCTGAGCTGGAGCGGGTCGAGACCTCCCCGACCACACGCGTCCGACGGTAGCCGGGGACCGGCGGTTCCACGACACCGGGTGTGCGCTGGGCAACGCCTCCGTGCAGGTGGTCTACGCGATCAGGCCACGCCCGCGTACGAGTGCAACCCAGTCGTTACGAGGTTGATGAAGAACAGGTTGAACACGGTCAGCGCGAAGCCGAGCGAGTTGATCCACGCCGCCGGCCTGCCGCGCCAGCCCGCCGTGGCCCGCGCGTGCAGGTACGCCGCGTAGACGACCCACGACACGAACGCCACGGTCTCCTTGGGGTCCCAGCCCCAGAACCGGCCCCACGCCGCCTCGGCCCAGATGGCGCCGCAGATGATGCCGATGGTGAACAGCGGGAAGGCGAACACCGTG
This portion of the Saccharothrix syringae genome encodes:
- a CDS encoding ADP-ribosylglycohydrolase family protein, with the translated sequence MTSPLSSSFRGSLLAGAVGDALGGSIEFDRIDRIRGRFGPSGLTDYAPAYGRLGAITDDTQMTLFTLEGLVLARRRGSDPVHEVRVAYGRWLRTQGGPEVPRDGWLLDVPGLHDQRAPGNTCLTALRSGVLGTVDNPINDSKGCGAVMRAAPVALWSDDVAEVFELAAATGALTHGHPSGYLSAGVLAVLVQQLLAGAALPDAIRTARAELVGWTGHEEQLSLLDLAVELGTRGVRPTPEVIETALGGGWVGEEALAIAVLTALAARDLADGLLLAVNHSGDSDSTGALCGNLLGARDGVAAIPGHWLADLELADVLDRLLAEAIEVFGLG
- a CDS encoding PadR family transcriptional regulator — protein: MEPLGRIGRATVDVLAVLLDSDRPRWGLEIIKLTGRPSGSVYPLLDRLERAGWVTSEWDDDSDRRGPRRRMYVLTPEGAREAARVRARRSARAGTTPTTRPEAAR
- a CDS encoding DUF4229 domain-containing protein produces the protein MHLGRDVTLYIGARLGMVAAVTALLVLVNVPLLVALAVGVVVALPLSLFVFGGLRNRVAQGLEVKQAARRAERERLRAQLRGDTAA
- a CDS encoding Lrp/AsnC family transcriptional regulator gives rise to the protein MDALDRQIIAALRENGRATYADLGRKVGLSASAVHERVGKLEATGVITGYHAVVDPSSVGLGVTALISIHPTDTADDDEVAVALGELVEVESCYRVAGDESFIVKVRVATVDELERTLGRLRRIQGVARTRTTVVLSTRFEGRPNTAGVGPDA
- a CDS encoding BldC family transcriptional regulator, which translates into the protein MTVTQGHQGERLLTPGEVANLFRVDPKTVTRWATAGRIGSIRTPGGHRRFRESEVQQLLSQLTTEATEPVRH
- a CDS encoding MinD/ParA family ATP-binding protein, producing MTGRYENPEPSWQQPAGEEGRADPGQSGGQQVEPGSGAHYVEPQTVYLDPAASGPVPGPVTGPPSGGFPAQGAPSGPYPVPGNQSGAYPVSGNQSGAYPVPGNQSGAYPVSGNQSGAYPVPGQQSGPYPVPGNQSGPYPVPGQQSGPYPVAGGQSGPYPAPGGQYPPGQQYQGGFPNNFPQSIPQQQPQPRQHGNANDVTSQELIKRAKRPPQSGWRRTLHSMTGGLINMGESPADVRRRELIARINQPLRGCYKIAMLSLKGGVGKTTTTTTLGSTFSSLRGDRVIAVDANPDRGTLALKVPRETTATVRHLLRDSSRITKYSDVRAYTSQSPSRLEVLASDQDPAVSEAFSDQDYLRTVSLLELFYNIVLTDCGTGLMHSAMKGVLDQADSLVLVSSGSVDGAQTSAATLDWLEAHGYRDLVAKSVAVINSVRPGSGKVDLDKLAAHFAQRCRAVVRIPFDSHLEEGAEIELDKLAPATRLALLELAATVADDFPHH